The nucleotide sequence CGAACTGGTGCTCGGCGGTCGACGTGGCCTGCTGCTGGGTGTTGATCTCGGCGGCGTCCACCTTGCCGTAGGTGAGCGCAATCAGGGACTGCGGGTGCCCGCCCGCGTACTGGAGCTTGACGTCGGAGTCGGCCAGGCCCGCCTTGCGGAGCGCGTAGCGGGGCAGCGCGTCGCCGGACGTCGAGCCGGTGTCGGACAGGGCGAGCGTGCGGCCCTTCAGCCCGGCGATCGAGGTGATCGGGCTGTCCTTCTTCACCCAGATGCCGGCCTTGTAGGTCGAGACCGTCCGGTCCGGGTTGCCGAATGAAACGACGGGCTCGGCGCCGGTGCGCCGCGCCGCGAACACGAACCCGAGCGGGCCGAACTGGGCCAGGTCGAGCTTGCCGTTCTGCATGGCCAGCACCTCGGCGGAGTAACCCTGGACGATCTGGACCTCGACCGGGCACCCGAGCTTCGCCCGCAGCGCGTCGCCGAGCGTCTTGTAGGCGGGGGTGAGCTTGGCGGCGTCCTCGAACGGCTCGACGCCGAAGCGCACCTTGCCGTGCGGGCACCCGCCCGTCGCGTCGGCGCCGGACGATCCGCAGCCGGTGAGCGCGAGCGCGGCCAGGGGAAGCGCGGTCAGGGCATGGAGGAATCTACGCATCTCGGGGCCTTTCAGAGGAGTGAGTCGAGGACGGCCCGCGCCAGTCCGTGCGCGGTGGTCATGCCGATGCCCGAGGTGACGGCGACGGCGCGGACCCCGTCGGCGACCTTGGCGTTCAGGAAGTCGGTCGTCGCGGACGAGGCGTACACGCCCCGCCAGCGCCGCAGCACGCGCAGGGACGGGACGCCGAGCAGCCGCGCGCCCTCGCGCAGCAGCAGCGCGGCCGTGTCCTCGTCGTCGAACGGCGGGTGCGCGGCGGCGTAGTGGTGCGTGTCGCCGAGGACGATCGCGCCGCCGGGCCGCTGGGTGAACATCAGGTTCACGTCGGCGTCCAGCAGGTCGGGCCGCTCGGCGGCGACGACCGCGCGCAGCGCGGCGGCCGACGGCTGCGCGGCGAACCCCCGGTAGCGCAGCAGCGACGTGCCGGTCAGGACGCCGGGGGCGACGCGCAGCCCGTCCGGCGGCGCCACCTCCAGCATCTGGAGCAGGCAGCGGGTCACCCCTTCGGCCGCGTCCGGCAGCAGCCGGTCCAGGTCGTGGCCCGCCGCGACGACCGTCCGCGCGGCCCGCACCTCGCCCCGCGACGTGCGGACGAGCCCGGGTTCCACCCCGAGGACGGTCGTGCGCCACGCGATCGGGACGCCCTGCCCGGCGAGCCACCCGGCCAGCGCCGGGATCACCGCCGGGGCGTCCAGTCGCAGGTCGAGGGGCAGGTGGGCGCCGCCGAGGACCGCCGGGTCGGCGCGCGGCAGGTGCCGGGCGACGCCCGCCGCGTCCAGCAGCCGGACCTGGCCGGCGCCGCGCTCGGCGGCGAACTCCTCCAGGACGGCCAGTTCCTCGGGGCGCCGCGCGACGACCAGCGTCCCGCACGCGTCCGCCGTGAAGCCCGCCTCGACCGCGAGCCGCAGCCAGGTCTCGCGCGCGGCCAGCGCGTAGCGGAGCGCATCACCCGTCTGCGCGGTGACGCAGATGTGGCCGAAGTTGCGGACGGACGCGCCCGTGGCGAACGCGTCGCGCTCCACGATCGCGACCGACAGGCCGCGCCGGCGCGCCTCGGCGGCGTGCGCGAGCCCGACGACGCCCGCGCCGACGACGAGCAGGTCGACGGGCGAACCGGGGAGCGGAGAGGTGGGAAGGCTGGTCATGGCCCCAGAGAGTCGCCGCGGCCGGCGTGGCGCGTCAACGGTCCGGACGCTCTTGTACAGACAAGTTAATCGCCTGTTCACCTGGTCAATGGCCATGTTGACAGCGCCGCGGACGGCACTTGTATGGTCACCTTCGTGACGTCCCTACATGCCCGGCTCGCCGACGCCCTCCGCGAGCGGATCGTGACCGGCGCGCTCGCCGTCGGCGAGGCGCTGCCGTCGGAGGCGCGGCTCGGCGAGGAGTTCGGAGCGTCCCGCGGGACGGTCCGGCAGGCGCTGTCGGCGCTGCGCCACGAAGGGCTGATCGAGGGCGGCCGGGGGCGGCAGCCGGTCGTCCGGCGCCGTCCGACGGCCCAGCCCTTCGAGACCTTCCTGTCGTTCTCCGCCTGGGCCGACCAGACCGGGCACCGGCCCGGCCAGCGCACCGTCGAGCTGGCCCGGCGCGGCGCCGACCCGGTCGCCGCCCGCGCGCTCGGCGTGCCGCCGGGGGAGCCGGTCATCGACGTTCTACGGCTGCGGCTGCTCGACGGCGAACCGGTCATGCTGGAGCGCAGCACGTTCGTCCTCGACGTCGGACGGCTGCTGTTCGACTTCGACCCCGACGGCGGCTCGCTCTACGCGGGCCTGCTCGCGCGCGGCGTGGACATCACCGCCGCCACCCACACCATCGACGCGATCGCCGCGCCGTCCGCCGACGCCGAACGCCTCGGTGTCGCCAAGGGCAGCCCGCTGCTGCGCGAGCGCCGCACGGCGTGCACGGCCGACGGACGCCCGGTCGAGTACGGCGACGACCGGTACCGGCCCGACCGCGTCGCGTTCACCATCGCCAACGCCCGCGCGCAGCGCCTCGCGTTCGTCCGCACCCTGCCCGACACCGGAGAGACACCGTGAACGCATCGTTCGACCTCGCCGCGCTGGACATGGCCGGCACCACCGTCCAGGAGGGCGGCGCCGTGTACGCCGCCCTGGAACAGGCCGTGGCGGGACACGCCGGCCGTCCCGTCCCCGCCGCCGCGCTGCGCCGCTGGACCGGCACCGACAAGCGCGAGGCCGCCGCCGGGCTGCTCACCGAACTGACCGGCGCCGCCCCCGCCGCCGACGTCGACGCGGTCTACGCCGACTTCGCGGGCCGTCTGGGCGAGGCGTACGCGACCGTCCCGCCGGTTCCCCTGCCGGGCGTCGCCGACGCGATCGCCGCGCTGCGCGCCGCCGGGGTGAAGGTCGTCCTGCAGACCGGCTACGCCCGCGACATCGCCGAATCCATCCTCGCCGCGATGGACTGGACGGTCGGCGGCACCGTGGACGGCCTGGTCACCAGCGACGAGGTCCCCGCCGGCCGCCCCGCCCCCTACCTCATCTTCCGGGCGATGGAACTGGCCGGCGTGACGTCCGTCGACCGCGTCCTTGTCGCCGGGGACACCCCCAACGACCTGGCCGCCGGCCGCAATGCCGGAGCGCGCTTCGTGGTCGGCGTCCTCTCCGGCGCCGGATCCGCCGCCGACCTCGGCGCCGAGCGCCACACGCACCTCTTGCCGTCGGCCGCCCGGCTCCCCGCCCTCCTCTGACCCCGCCCGGTCCGGAACGCCGAAGGACCGTGGGGCTCCGCGACTCGGTCGCGGAGCCCCACGGTCGGGGGCGGTGTGTCAGGCGACGGGGACGGGCTCCTCCGCCGCGTCCGGGATCACCTTCGGGACGGACCGGAGCGTCACCAGCGCCGCCCCCGCGACCAGCACCGCGAAGCCCGCGCTGAGCAGGAGCGCCGCGTGCATGCCGTCCACGAACGCGGTCCGCGCGGCATCGACGACCTGGGCGCCCGCCTGGGCCGGGAGGGCGGACGCGGCCTCGAACGCACCGGGCAGCGAGTCGCGGGCGTGCGCGGCGGGGCCGTGCGGGACGCCCGCCGGGAGGTCCAGCGCGTTCCGGTAGACGAGGTTCAGCACGCTGCCGAGGACGGCCAGCCCGAGCGCGCCGCCGAGTTCGGTCGCGGTCTCGGAGATCGCCGACGCCGCGCCCGTCCGCCGCCTCGGCACCGACGCGAGCACGGTGTCTCCGGTGACGGTCAGCGCCAGGCCCATGCCGACGCCCGACAGGACGGTCGGGATCGCGATGATCCAGTACGCGGTGCCCGTCCCGACGACCTGGAACGACGCGAACGCGGCGGCGGCGATGACCATGCCGAGCGCGACCGTCCGCGCCCGTCCGGCGGCGGCGATCAGCGGGGGCGCCAGCGCCGCGCCGCCCGCCATCGCGCCGAGCGCGCCGGGAAGTCCCGCCAGGCCCGCCCGCAGCGGCGACCAGCCGAGGACGAGCTGGAAGTACAGCGAGAAGATCAGCGACTGGGCGACCAGCGCGAACATCGCGAACAGGTTGGCGCTCACCGAACCGGTGAACGCGCGGTCGCGGAACAGCGAGACGTCGATCAGCGGCTCGTCCAACCGCGTCTGCCGCCACAGGAACGCGGCGATCCCGGCGACGCCGACCACGGCCGCGACGTACACGCGCGGCTCGCCGCCGTGCGCCGCCGCCTCCTTGACCGCGTAGACGAGCCCGAGCACGCCCGCCGCCGACAGCGGGACGCTCGCGAGGTCGAGCCGTCCGCTGACGGTCGCGGGCGCCTTCGGTAGAACCGCCAGCCCCGCCACCAGCACGAACAGCATCACCGGCACGTTGATCAGGAACACCGAGCCCCACCAGAAGTGCCCGAGCAGAGCCCCGGCGACCACCGGCCCGAGCCCGACCGCGAGCCCGCCGACCGCCATGAACCCGCCGACGGCGGCCGTCCGCTGCTTGGGGTCGGTGAACACGGCGCGGATGAGCGACAGCGCCGACGGCATCAGCGTCGCCCCCGCCACCCCGAGCAGCGCCCGCGCCCCGATCAGCAGCTCCGCCGACCCGGCGTACGCCGTCACGGCCGACGCCGCCGCGAAGAGCGCCGTCCCGATCAGCAGCAGCCGCCGGTGCCCGATCCGGTCACCGATCCCGCCCATCGTGACGAGCAGCGCCGCCAGCGCGAACCCGTACGCGTCCGAGATCCACAGGATCTGAGTGGCGGACGGCCCGAGATCGGCGCTGATCCGCGGAATCGCCTGGTTGAGAGCCGTGAGATCGACATTGGGGACGAGCGCCACCACCGCGCACAGCGCGAAGGTGCCCCACTTGCGAGCAGAAGAGATCGTTGCCATGCCGAGCACTCTGGATCCCGGCACTGACCACCGACGCACCAACCACTGACCACCCGGCCCCCGCCGGTGCGCGAGCCATCAGCCGAGGACAGCGCACACCACAAGTAAGGCCCCTCGCCTCAGCCCTCCCCTCCGCAACGCCCCGAGCCGACCTCGCCCACGGCGTCGGCCAGGCGTGCCGCCTCAGGGCCATCGCGCACGGAGAGCCCGCGAAGGTCGATGCCGCATGCAGCGGGAGGACGGCGTCGGCCGCCAAGCGGGCCGCTTCGGGGACGCCGCGCACGGGAAGCCCGTCAGGGCCGCCGTCGCGCGGGTCGAGTGCTGCGCCCCCGGCGTCCCTTCGCGGAGATTCCCGGTCCGGTTCGGCGGCGCCGTCGGCGGTCGTGCGGGCCGCTTGGGGGACATCGTCCACAGCGGCTCGCCGGGCCGACGCCGCGCCCAAAAGGTAGGCGACGTCGCCGGTGGGGTGGGGCGTCAGGTGAGGGCGGTGCGCATCACCTCTTCCGGGGTGAGGGCGGCGCCACGGGCGTGTTCCTTCGCGTACGTTTCCGGGCCGAGTTCGGCTGCGGCGTCGGCCGCCAGGCGGGCCGCTTCGGGGACGTCGTCCACGGGGGAACCCGCGAGGGCGGTGGCCGCGCCGAGGAGGTAGGCGGTCTGGGCGGCGTCGCCGGTGGCGAGGGCCGCGCCGGCCAGGCCCGCCACGGCGTGGGCGCGTGCCGCGAAGATCGGGTGGTCGGTCGCCAGGGCGAGGGCCGTCCGGAACAGTTCGGCCGCGTGCGGCCCGTCGCCCTCGGCCAGCGTCACCCAGCCGAGGCCGACCAGGCCCTCCATTTTCGTGGCCTCGGCGAGGTAGCGCTCGGACGTCCGCAGGCCCGGTTGCGCCTCCTCGTACCAGCGGCGAGCTTCGGCGACGTCGCCGCGTGCGCGGGCCAGCAGGCCCAGGCCGTGGTAGGCGGCGGACACCTTGTCCGGTGCGCCCGCCCGGCGGGCGAGCAGGGCCGCGCGGCGATAGTCCGCCGCGGCGGCGTCGGCGTTCTCGGCGCGTTGCAGCAGGCCCGCCCGGCGGCACAGCAGGTCGGCCGAGTCCTCCAGGGCGCCGAGCTGCTCGGCGAGGTCCAGGGCCTCGGCCAGCAGCGCGCGGGCGCGGTCCCGGTCGCCCCGGGCCTCGGTGAACGACGCCAGGGTGTCCAGCGTGTTGGCGATGCCCCATCGGTCGCCGACGCGCCGGAACCCCGCCAGCGCCGCCTCGCAGCAGCGCGCGCCCGTCTCGGCGTCGCCCCGGAACTGGGCGAGGAAGCCCTCGCTCATGACCAGCACGGCCTGCGACCAGTCGTCGTCGGCGCGGATCTGCCGGACGAACGCGTCCTTGTCCGTCCGGTCCGGCCCGGCCGTCAGCGCCCACAGCACCATCGCCGCCGGGTGCCGCGACGGACGGTCGATGCCCGCCAGCACCGCGTCGGCCCGGTCCAGCCACGCCACCGCCCGCTCGCCCGCGCCCCCGCCCGACGCGGCGTTGGCGGCGCACATCACGTACTCCTCCTCCAGCCCCTCGGGCACGTCGGGGCCGAGGACGTCCATCAGCTCGGCGGCCAGCGCCGCGCCCTCGATCCGCCCGCGCAGCCACCAGTACCAGGACAGCGCGGCGACGAGCCGCAGCGCGACCGGGGGATCGCCGAGCGAGCGCCGCAGCGCGGCGTGCAGGTCGCCGTGCTCGGCGACCAGCCGGTCCAGCCAGACGAGCTGGTCCGCGCCGCGCAGGTGGCCGTCGGCCCGTTGCGCCAGGGCGAGGAAGTGGGCGGCGTGCGCGCGTTCCAGCTCCGCCCGCTCGCCCGCCTCGTCCAGCCGCTCCGCGCAGAACACCCGGATCGTGTCGAGCATCCGGAACCGTGCTCCGTCCGTCTGGACGAGCGACTTGTCGGCCAGCTCCAGCACCAGCTCCTCCATGCCGGGCAGGCCGCACACCTCCTCCGCCATCGCGAGCGTGAACCCGCCGGTGAACACCGTCAGACGGCGTGCCGCCGCGCGCTCGTCCGCGCCCAGCAGGTCCCAGCTCCACTCCACGACCGACCGCAGCGTCCGGTGCCGTGCGGCGGCCGTCCGGTCGCCCCGCGACAGCAGCCGGAACCGGTCGCCCAGCCGTGCCGCGACCTCCTCCACCGGCAGCGAGCGCAGCCGCGCGGCGGCCAGCTCGATCGCCAGCGG is from Actinomadura rubteroloni and encodes:
- a CDS encoding phosphate/phosphite/phosphonate ABC transporter substrate-binding protein, whose protein sequence is MRRFLHALTALPLAALALTGCGSSGADATGGCPHGKVRFGVEPFEDAAKLTPAYKTLGDALRAKLGCPVEVQIVQGYSAEVLAMQNGKLDLAQFGPLGFVFAARRTGAEPVVSFGNPDRTVSTYKAGIWVKKDSPITSIAGLKGRTLALSDTGSTSGDALPRYALRKAGLADSDVKLQYAGGHPQSLIALTYGKVDAAEINTQQQATSTAEHQFDAAKYRQIWASDPIPNDPITVAKGLDPAFRSRLVAALTSLTPQDVAKVGSYLDVQPGPLVPVTRQTYQPLFDLAKTLGLTEKNL
- a CDS encoding TIGR03364 family FAD-dependent oxidoreductase, whose protein sequence is MTSLPTSPLPGSPVDLLVVGAGVVGLAHAAEARRRGLSVAIVERDAFATGASVRNFGHICVTAQTGDALRYALAARETWLRLAVEAGFTADACGTLVVARRPEELAVLEEFAAERGAGQVRLLDAAGVARHLPRADPAVLGGAHLPLDLRLDAPAVIPALAGWLAGQGVPIAWRTTVLGVEPGLVRTSRGEVRAARTVVAAGHDLDRLLPDAAEGVTRCLLQMLEVAPPDGLRVAPGVLTGTSLLRYRGFAAQPSAAALRAVVAAERPDLLDADVNLMFTQRPGGAIVLGDTHHYAAAHPPFDDEDTAALLLREGARLLGVPSLRVLRRWRGVYASSATTDFLNAKVADGVRAVAVTSGIGMTTAHGLARAVLDSLL
- a CDS encoding GntR family transcriptional regulator, translating into MTSLHARLADALRERIVTGALAVGEALPSEARLGEEFGASRGTVRQALSALRHEGLIEGGRGRQPVVRRRPTAQPFETFLSFSAWADQTGHRPGQRTVELARRGADPVAARALGVPPGEPVIDVLRLRLLDGEPVMLERSTFVLDVGRLLFDFDPDGGSLYAGLLARGVDITAATHTIDAIAAPSADAERLGVAKGSPLLRERRTACTADGRPVEYGDDRYRPDRVAFTIANARAQRLAFVRTLPDTGETP
- a CDS encoding phosphonatase-like hydrolase: MNASFDLAALDMAGTTVQEGGAVYAALEQAVAGHAGRPVPAAALRRWTGTDKREAAAGLLTELTGAAPAADVDAVYADFAGRLGEAYATVPPVPLPGVADAIAALRAAGVKVVLQTGYARDIAESILAAMDWTVGGTVDGLVTSDEVPAGRPAPYLIFRAMELAGVTSVDRVLVAGDTPNDLAAGRNAGARFVVGVLSGAGSAADLGAERHTHLLPSAARLPALL
- a CDS encoding MFS transporter, with product MATISSARKWGTFALCAVVALVPNVDLTALNQAIPRISADLGPSATQILWISDAYGFALAALLVTMGGIGDRIGHRRLLLIGTALFAAASAVTAYAGSAELLIGARALLGVAGATLMPSALSLIRAVFTDPKQRTAAVGGFMAVGGLAVGLGPVVAGALLGHFWWGSVFLINVPVMLFVLVAGLAVLPKAPATVSGRLDLASVPLSAAGVLGLVYAVKEAAAHGGEPRVYVAAVVGVAGIAAFLWRQTRLDEPLIDVSLFRDRAFTGSVSANLFAMFALVAQSLIFSLYFQLVLGWSPLRAGLAGLPGALGAMAGGAALAPPLIAAAGRARTVALGMVIAAAAFASFQVVGTGTAYWIIAIPTVLSGVGMGLALTVTGDTVLASVPRRRTGAASAISETATELGGALGLAVLGSVLNLVYRNALDLPAGVPHGPAAHARDSLPGAFEAASALPAQAGAQVVDAARTAFVDGMHAALLLSAGFAVLVAGAALVTLRSVPKVIPDAAEEPVPVA
- a CDS encoding BTAD domain-containing putative transcriptional regulator: MRFGVLGSVEVDDGGRAVTVGGPMVRALVARLALDAGRLVPVDRLIDGLYGDDPPGGASNALQSQVSRLRRGLGDAGLVAGGADGYRLVADPDDVDALRFERLARDGGRALERGAFPQAAALLAEAAGLWRGPALAGVAAPFAAGQAARLEEARLRALEDLAAARLALGAAAEAIDDLRGLLAGHPLRERAVGLLMRALAAAGRQAEALAAFENVRTRLAEELGADPSPALAEVHVGLLRGASPERRPAGPPLPAQLTSFVGRDDELNRVGRTLAAGRLVTLLGPGGAGKTRLAIEAAGRERGETCFVDLAPLGDGAEVPKAVLGALGLRESAILPGGGGGAPGVDRLVAALAGRPLLLVLDNCEHVIGAAADLARRLLTSCPLLRVLATSREPLGITGETLRPLPPLGLPPEGADAHAAAAYPAVRLFADRAAAVRPGFAVEAGTVDAVVRICSALDGLPLAIELAAARLRSLPVEEVAARLGDRFRLLSRGDRTAAARHRTLRSVVEWSWDLLGADERAAARRLTVFTGGFTLAMAEEVCGLPGMEELVLELADKSLVQTDGARFRMLDTIRVFCAERLDEAGERAELERAHAAHFLALAQRADGHLRGADQLVWLDRLVAEHGDLHAALRRSLGDPPVALRLVAALSWYWWLRGRIEGAALAAELMDVLGPDVPEGLEEEYVMCAANAASGGGAGERAVAWLDRADAVLAGIDRPSRHPAAMVLWALTAGPDRTDKDAFVRQIRADDDWSQAVLVMSEGFLAQFRGDAETGARCCEAALAGFRRVGDRWGIANTLDTLASFTEARGDRDRARALLAEALDLAEQLGALEDSADLLCRRAGLLQRAENADAAAADYRRAALLARRAGAPDKVSAAYHGLGLLARARGDVAEARRWYEEAQPGLRTSERYLAEATKMEGLVGLGWVTLAEGDGPHAAELFRTALALATDHPIFAARAHAVAGLAGAALATGDAAQTAYLLGAATALAGSPVDDVPEAARLAADAAAELGPETYAKEHARGAALTPEEVMRTALT